Sequence from the Candidatus Sulfotelmatobacter sp. genome:
CTGGTCTGCTCGAACTCGCTGCGCGGCGCGGCGCTCGAGAACGCCGTGGGCTTGCTGAAAGAAGAGCTGGCGCGGCTGGGGTCGCTGATCGTCACCGCGGCGCGCGAGGCGGCCGTCCCGGCCGGCGGCGCGCTGGCGGTCGATCGCGAGCGGTTCGGCGCGCTGGTCGAAGCGCGGCTGCGCGAGCTCCCCAACGTCGAGATCCGGCGCGAAGAAGTCACCGCGATCCCGGCCGCCGGCACGGTGATCGTCGCCTGCGGCCCGCTGCCCTCCGAGCCGCTCGCCGCGGCGATCGACGCGCTGGTCGGTGGGCGTCTGCACTACTACGACGCGGCTGCGCCGATCGTCGCGCTCGATTCGCTCGACCTCACCCCGATGTACCGCAAGTCGCGCTACGACAAGGGCGACGGCGACGACTACCTCAACATTCCGCTCGACCGCGAGACGTATCTGCAGTTCGTCGCCGACTTGCGCGCGCTGCCGCGCCATCAGCCCAAGGGCTTCGAGCTCGACGCGGCCACCGGCGACGTGCCGTATTTCGAGGGCTGTCTGCCGATCGAGGAGCTGGCCGAGCGCGGCGAGGACACGCTGCGCTACGGGCCGCTCAAGCCGGTCGGCTTGCGCGATCCGCGCACCGGCGTCGCACCGTACGCGGTCGTCCAACTGCGCAAGGAGAATGCCGCGGGCACCGCGCTCAACCTGGTCGGCTTCCAGACGCGGTTGACGTGGCCGGCGCAGAAAGAGGCCTTCGGCAAGTTGCCGGGACTCGCCAACGCCGAGTGGCTGCGGCTGGGCGTCATGCACCGCAACACGTTCCTGGACGCACCGCGCCTGCTCACCCCCGAGCTGCGGCTGCGCGCCGAACCGCGCGTGTTCTTCGCCGGCCAGATCACCGGCGCCGAGGGCTACGTCGAGGCGGCCGCGTGCGGCACCATCGCGGGACTCGCCGCGGCCCGCGAGCGGCTGGGGCTGACGGCGGTACCGGTTCCCGCCGACACCGCGCTCGGCGCGGTCGTCGCGCACCTGCAGAACACGCAGACCAACGACTTCCAGCCCGCAAATGTGACCTGGACCTTCTTTTCGCCTCTCGAGACCACCATTCGCGACAAACGTCTGCGAAGGGTCAAGATGGCGGAGCGCGCGCTGGCTCATATCGACGCGTTCGCGGCCGCGCTGGCCCCGCGCGCGCTCACCAACGCGTAGCGTTTTGTAAAGGGACGCTCAAGTCGTCCCTTGTCCCGGCCGATACGCCAAGCAAGAGTCACGGGGACGTGACGGACCTGGGTGTTCGGTCCTGTAAGGGTGTAAAGCGGGATGTGGTTCAAGAAATCGGTTGCTGCGCGATTGTACGCGCAGGCCGCGGTGGCGGCGCTCGCGCTGCTGGCCGTGGTCGGAGTCGCCGTCGGCGAGATGCGCGCGATGGGCGATCGGGTCGCGGCGATCAGCGCCGCGCACGACTTCGATCAGACCGTGGCCGACTTGCGCCTCGCGCTGACGTTCAAGGTCAGCTTGGTGCGCGTGCTCGGCTACCGCGGCGAGACGCCGATCTGGGTCACCGCGTACACCAACGTCACGCAGCAGATCGCCGACGATACGGATAAGCTCACCACGCAAGCGGTCGCGATCCCCGGCATGCCGGCCGCGGTCGCCGCGGTGCGCCCCGAGATCGTCAAGAGCGATCAGCAGATCGACGCGCTGCGCACGATGGCGCGCGCTCGCGCGCCGGGACTCGTTCCCGCGCTGGTCAAGATGAAGGTCGCGCTGGTGATGTCGCGGCTGCAGAAGCTGACCGACGCGTCGGCCCAAGCTGCCGCCGACGCGCGCACGGAGTTCAGCGCCGCGCAGCGCGGTGCGTTGGTGGGGATGAGCGCGGTGGGCGCCGTCGCCATCATCGTCTTGTTGGCGATCGCACTGGGCACGGCGCGCAGCCTGACTCGGCGCCTGCAGCGGGTCAGCGCCGGGATGCGCGAGATCGCGACCACCGCGTACGCGGCGCTCGGCGCCGCGTACGACGGTCTGGCCGCCGGCGATCTGCGGCCGCGCGAGTTTCCGCGGCTCGAGCCGCTGGCGCGCGGCGGCGGCGACGAGATCGCCGCGCTGGTCGACAGCTACAACCTGCTGGCCGAGGAGTCGCACGCCAACGCCGAGCGGTTCACGGCCACCACCACGCGCTTGCGCGATACGATCGCCGCGATCGCGCACTCCTCGCAGCAGCTCTCCGCCGTCGGCGAGCAGATCGGGATGGCGGCACGAACCTCGAGCGAAGCGGTCGCATTCGTGGCGCAGGGCAGCGACGGGGTCGCGACCGCCTCGCGCGAGCAGGCCACCGGCGTCGCCGAGATCGACAACGCGGCACGCGAGCTGGCGGTGACTGCGCAGCAGATCGGCAACGGCGCGGCCGAGCAAGCCGAGGCGGTGCGCGCCGCCGGCAGCGAGGTCGCGCTGCTCGACGAACAGATCGCGCGGCTGGCGTCGACGGCGACGGAGTTCCTCGACGCGGCGACGCGCGTCGAGCGCGAGACGAACAACGCCAGCCAGGTCGTCACCCGGACGGCCGAGGCGATGGCCCGTTCGTCCGATCAGGCCCGCGCGACCGAACAGGCGATGGCGACGCTGGCGCAGCGCTCGGCGGCGGTCGCCGACGTCCTCTCCGCGATCGACGAGATCGCCGATCAGACGAACCTGCTCGCGCTCAACGCCGCGATCGAAGCGGCGCGGGCCGGCGAGCACGGCCGCGGCTTCGCGGTCGTCTCCGACGAGGTCCGCAAGCTCGCCGAGCGCGCCGCCCAGTCGACGCGCGAGAGCGGCACGATCCTGCAAGAGATCCGCGCCGAGACGGCGCGCGTCGCCGAGGCGATGCGCAGCGCCGCCTCGACGATGAACGAGGGCCGCAGTCTGGCCGAGGACGCCTCGCGGACGCTCTCGGGCGTCGGCGACGCGGTCGGGCGGACGCGCGAGCTGGCCGAGTCGCTCTCGGCCGACGGGACGCGCATGCAGCACGTCAGCCGCGAGCTGAGCGCACACGTGGGCAACGTCTCGGGGATCGTCGAGGAGAACGCGACGGCGGCGCGCGAGCTGGCGATGACGACCGGCTCGGTGGCGCAGACGGTCGGCACGCTGGCGTCGGCCGCCGAGCAGCAGTCCTCGGCCGCCAAGTCGCTCTCGACCTCGTCGGTCGAAGTGACGGCGCAGATGGACCAGCTGACCGCGGCGACGGAGACGATTCGCGCCGAGGCCACCTCGCTGGCGCGCATCGTCGGTACCTTCCGCGTCGGGGACGCGGAGGCGGCCCCGGAACCGCGCCGGCGCCTCCACGGCCCCTACCGCGGCCCCACCGAGCGCTTAGTCCTCACGCCCTGATCGTCCGCTGAAAGCCTTCACCGTCGGCCTGCCGACGGTGAGGAGCTTCGCCGAAAGGCGAAGCCTGCAACCCGTGCGGAGCGCGGGGAGTAGTGAGCCGGGATGCGGATTCGATCGACGACGATCTGCGCCGTCCGCCGCGACGGCAAGATCGCCATGGCGGGCGACGGTCAGGTGACCGTCGACAAGACCGTCATGAAGCACAGCGCGCGCAAGGTGCGCGCGATCGCCGGCGGCAAGGTGCTGGCCGGTTTCGCCGGCAGCGCCGCGGACGGCATCACCTTGCTCGAGAAGTTCGAAGGCAAGATGAGCGCCTACAAAGACAACGTCGTGCGCGCCGCCGTCGAGTTGGCCAAAGACTGGCGCCAGGACCGCGCGCTGCGCCGGCTGGAAGCGCTGCTGATCGTCGGCACGCCCGAGCACCTGTTCGTCCTCTCCGGCACCGGCGACGTGATCGAGCCCGACGAAGGCGTGGCCGCGATCGGCAGCGGCGGCCCCTACGCGCAAGCCGCCGCGATGGCGCTGCTGGGCTACTCACAGCTCGACGCCGCCGCCATCGCGCGCGAAGCGCTGCGCATTGCCGGCCGCATCGACATCTACACGAACGACGACGTGGAGGTGCTGAGCATATGAGCAGCGGCGCGCCGGTCCTCACCATCGCCGACACCCTCACGCCGCGGGAGATCGTCGCGGCGCTCGACCGCTACATCGTCGGCCAAGCCGACGCGAAGCGGGCGGTCGCGGTCGCGATGCGCAACCGCTATCGCCGCGAGCGGCTCCCCGAGCACGTCCGCAAAGAGGTCGTGCCGAAGAACATCCTGATGATCGGGCCGACCGGCGTCGGCAAGACCGAGATCGCGCGCCGGTTGGCGCTGCTCGCCGGTGCGCCGTTCATCAAGGTCGAGGCGACCAAGTACACCGAGGTCGGCTACGTCGGGCGCGACGTCGAGTCGATGGTGCGCGACCTGGCCGAGGCGGCGGTGCGGATGGTCTCCGACGAGCGCCACGCCGACGTCGCGCCGGCCGCCGACGACGCCGCGATCGAGCGCGTCGTCGACGTCCTGCACCCCGAGACCCGTGCGCCGCAGGCCCAAGCACCCAATCCGCTCGGCTCCCTCGGCTCGATCTTCGGCAACGCCTTCCAACAAGCACCGCAGCAGGCCGCGGCCAACGCGCGCCAACTGCCCGACGACGAAGCGGCGCGCGTGCGCGCCGCCGCGCGGGCCGACGTCGAGCGCGGTTTCTACGATGTGCGCTTGATCGAGATCGAGGTCGAAGAAGCGCCGCAGCTGCCGATCGGGATGCTGGGCGGCAACGACATGAGCGGTCAAGGCGGCGGCGACATGGGCGAGATGCTCGGCGGCCTCTTGCCCAAGAAGCGGGTGAAGAAGAAGGTCACCGTCGCCGACGCGCGCCGCATCTTCGCGCAACAAGAGGCGGACAAGCTGATCGACATGGACGCGGTCAAGCGCGAGGCGCTGCGGCGCGCGGGCGAACACGGGATCGTGTTCATCGACGAGATCGACAAGGTCGCCGGCCGCGAGGGCTCGCGCGGACCCGACGTCTCGCGCGAAGGCGTGCAGCGCGACATCCTGCCGATCGTCGAGGGCAGCACCGTGCAGACCAAGCACGGCCCGCTCTCGACCGACCACGTGCTGTTCATCGCCGCCGGCGCGTTCCACGTCTCCAAGCCGTCGGACCTGATCCCCGAGCTGCAAGGCCGCTTCCCGGTCCGGGTCGAGCTCGAGTCGCTGACGGCCAAGGACTTCGAGACGATCCTGACCCAGCCGGAGAACGCGCTGATCGGCCAGTACAAGGCGCTGCTCGGCGCCGACGGCGTCGCGCTCGACGTCACCGCCGACGCGATCACCGAGATCGCCGAGATCGCCACCCGCGTCAACGAGCAGACCGAGAACATCGGCGCCCGGCGCCTGCACACGGTCCTCGAGCGCGTCCTCGACGACGTCGCCTTCCGCGCCCCCGAAGAGGGCGGCACCATCGTCATCGACGCCGCGTACGTCCGCACGCGCTTGGCCGACGTCGCCGGCAACTCGGATCTGTCGAGCTACATCTTGTAGCGAGCGTCGCTGCCGCGCGCGCTAGCGCATCGCGTGCAGCGACGTTTCGAGCAGAACGCTCGCGCCCAGGGCGTTGGAGAGGGCGTGCAGGACGATCGGCACGGTCAGGTTGCCGGTCGCGGCGTAGGCGAAGGCGTTGACCAAACCGACGGCGGCGAGCCAGGCGAACAGGACCGGATCGCCGTGCAGCGCGCCGAAGATCGCCGCGCTGAGCAGCGCGCCGGCGAACACGCCGAGCTTCGACGCCAGCGCGCCGAACAGCAGCCCGCGGAACACGACCTCCTCGACGAACGGGCCCAGCAGCACCAAGGAGAACAGGCTCAGCGCGACGTTGACGTCGGTCACCAGCACGTCGTGCGTGACGATGCTGTAGTGCTCGAAGCCCGCCTGGACGTGGTTCGTCTGCCGCGTGAAGACCAATTGCATCGCCAGCAGGACGCGCGTGAGCAGCAGCGCGGCGACGCCGATCGCGATCACCACCATCGCCTGGCGGTTGGGCACGCGCAGCGTCCCCGGCCGCAGCTTCTGCAGACGGTGCCACGCGAACGCGCCGGCGCAGCCGTAGAAGATCAGCTCGGTCGCCGTGAGCAGCGGGTGGCCGGCCTCGGCCGACGGCATTCGGCCGATCGCCAAGACCACCGCGACCATCACCACGAGCACGCCCAGCAACGATGCGACGACACCGATCGCGCTGGCGAGCAGTGCGGCGACGATGCCGGATACGAACGGCACGGCGATGCGCTCCCGCCCATCCGTTCGGGGGCGGCGAGCCGTGGTCGCCGCCGGCGCCACGAGGAAGGCGTCAGAGGGAGCGCGCATCGGTACCATCATCGTACCCGCGGATACCTTACGGGTCGCTTACGAAGGGGGCGTGCGCCATCTCACACGACAAGCAAGCATCAATCTCTCGTAAACTCGTCCTTCGGCGACTGGCCGCGATTCCGGTCGCGGCGTTCGCCGTAGGCGCCACCTTGTCGGCCGCTCAGGCTGCTGACAACAAGAAGCAATTCCACTATCAGGACAAGCCGGGTCCGGGCGGCAAGAAGTGCGCCGGCTGCCGGTTCTTCCGGGCGCCGCACGGCTGCTCGATCGTCACCGGGACGATCAGCCCCAACGGCTGGTGCATCGCCTGGGCGAAGCGGTAACCCAAGCGTAGGACAGGCGGCGGGAGGGGGCTACCGGCCCCCTTCAACCGTTTCCGCCCCGGACCGGTTATACTGGGGGCACCCACCATGGCGTACATCCGCGAGATCATCACCGAAGGACACCCGACCCTGCGCAAGGTCGCGAAGAAGGTCGAGCCGGCCGAGATCGCCGACCCGATGTTCCAGCAGCTGCTGGACGACATGTGGGAGACGATGTACGAGGCGCCCGGCATCGGCTTAGCCGCGCCGCAGATCGGCGTCTCCAAGCGGATCTTCGTCGTCGACATGCAGGACGAGCGTCACCCGGAGTGGCGCAAGCTGGTGGCAATCAATCCGAAGTTCACCCGGCGCGAGGGCGAGCACACCGCGCTCGAAGGCTGCCTCTCGGTGCCCGGCATGGTCGGCGACGTGCAGCGCTTCGCCGAGGTCACCATGACCGCGCTCGACCGGAACGGCAAGAAGTTCACGCTCGACGCGACCGACTATTTCGCGGTCTGCCTGCAGCACGAGAACGATCACCTCGACGGCATCCTGTACGTCGACAAGGCGACCAACATCCGGCCGGCGGTGACCGACGACGAGCTGGCCGCCGCCGAAGGCGCCGGCAACGAGGCCGGCGCGCGGCGCCGGGCCGACGAACCCGAACCGGTCGCGAGCTGAAGCTCGTCGTCTTCGGGACGAGCGCGTTCGCCGTCCCGACGCTCGACGCGGTAGCCGACCGGCACGACGTGCTGGCCGTCGTCACCCAGCCCGACCGCCCCGCCGGCCGCGGACACGCACTCACGCCGACGCCGGTCAAAGCGGCGGCGCTGGCGCGCGGCCTGGACGTGCGCACGCCGACCAAGCTGCGGCCCTTCGCCGACGAGCTGCGACCGCTGCGCCCCGATGCGTTCGTCGTCGTCTCGTACGGCCGGATCGTCCCGCAGAACGTGCTCGACCTCGTCCCGGTCGCGCTCAACGTTCACCCCTCGTTGCTGCCGCTCTACCGCGGCGCCACACCGCTGCAGGCCGCCATCCGCGACGGCCGCGACCGAACCGGCGTGACGATCATCGCCATGGACGCGGGTATGGACACCGGTGACGTGCTGCTGCAAGAGCCGACGCCGCTGGGTCCGGACGAGACGTACGGCGAGCTGCACGACCGGCTGGCGCTGCGCGGCGCGCGCTTGGCGGCCGACGCGCTCGCGCTGCTGGCGGTGAACGCGCTCGAGCGCCGCACGCAGGCCGAGGTCGCCCACGCGCACGGGATCGGCATCGAAGAGATCGCCGCCACCGCGACCCGCCCGCTGACGAAAGAAGACCTGATGGTGGATTGGACGCACCCGCCGCGGCGGATCGTCGACCTGGTGCGCTCGCTGGCGCCGCAGCCCGCGGCGCGCGCGCTGATCGACGGCGAGACCGTC
This genomic interval carries:
- the trmFO gene encoding methylenetetrahydrofolate--tRNA-(uracil(54)-C(5))-methyltransferase (FADH(2)-oxidizing) TrmFO — encoded protein: MAYAPDVVVIGGGLAGSEAAWQAARQGARVVLYEMRPHKFGPAHHTGALAELVCSNSLRGAALENAVGLLKEELARLGSLIVTAAREAAVPAGGALAVDRERFGALVEARLRELPNVEIRREEVTAIPAAGTVIVACGPLPSEPLAAAIDALVGGRLHYYDAAAPIVALDSLDLTPMYRKSRYDKGDGDDYLNIPLDRETYLQFVADLRALPRHQPKGFELDAATGDVPYFEGCLPIEELAERGEDTLRYGPLKPVGLRDPRTGVAPYAVVQLRKENAAGTALNLVGFQTRLTWPAQKEAFGKLPGLANAEWLRLGVMHRNTFLDAPRLLTPELRLRAEPRVFFAGQITGAEGYVEAAACGTIAGLAAARERLGLTAVPVPADTALGAVVAHLQNTQTNDFQPANVTWTFFSPLETTIRDKRLRRVKMAERALAHIDAFAAALAPRALTNA
- a CDS encoding high-potential iron-sulfur protein: MSAAQAADNKKQFHYQDKPGPGGKKCAGCRFFRAPHGCSIVTGTISPNGWCIAWAKR
- a CDS encoding methionyl-tRNA formyltransferase — translated: MKLVVFGTSAFAVPTLDAVADRHDVLAVVTQPDRPAGRGHALTPTPVKAAALARGLDVRTPTKLRPFADELRPLRPDAFVVVSYGRIVPQNVLDLVPVALNVHPSLLPLYRGATPLQAAIRDGRDRTGVTIIAMDAGMDTGDVLLQEPTPLGPDETYGELHDRLALRGARLAADALALLAVNALERRTQAEVAHAHGIGIEEIAATATRPLTKEDLMVDWTHPPRRIVDLVRSLAPQPAARALIDGETVKLLAARVARPDEPEGAPTNDEGTVHRGVVLLRVVPPNRAPMTGAAWRRSAVRR
- a CDS encoding CPBP family intramembrane glutamic endopeptidase, which codes for MPFVSGIVAALLASAIGVVASLLGVLVVMVAVVLAIGRMPSAEAGHPLLTATELIFYGCAGAFAWHRLQKLRPGTLRVPNRQAMVVIAIGVAALLLTRVLLAMQLVFTRQTNHVQAGFEHYSIVTHDVLVTDVNVALSLFSLVLLGPFVEEVVFRGLLFGALASKLGVFAGALLSAAIFGALHGDPVLFAWLAAVGLVNAFAYAATGNLTVPIVLHALSNALGASVLLETSLHAMR
- the hslV gene encoding ATP-dependent protease subunit HslV; amino-acid sequence: MRIRSTTICAVRRDGKIAMAGDGQVTVDKTVMKHSARKVRAIAGGKVLAGFAGSAADGITLLEKFEGKMSAYKDNVVRAAVELAKDWRQDRALRRLEALLIVGTPEHLFVLSGTGDVIEPDEGVAAIGSGGPYAQAAAMALLGYSQLDAAAIAREALRIAGRIDIYTNDDVEVLSI
- the def gene encoding peptide deformylase, yielding MAYIREIITEGHPTLRKVAKKVEPAEIADPMFQQLLDDMWETMYEAPGIGLAAPQIGVSKRIFVVDMQDERHPEWRKLVAINPKFTRREGEHTALEGCLSVPGMVGDVQRFAEVTMTALDRNGKKFTLDATDYFAVCLQHENDHLDGILYVDKATNIRPAVTDDELAAAEGAGNEAGARRRADEPEPVAS
- the hslU gene encoding ATP-dependent protease ATPase subunit HslU, producing the protein MSSGAPVLTIADTLTPREIVAALDRYIVGQADAKRAVAVAMRNRYRRERLPEHVRKEVVPKNILMIGPTGVGKTEIARRLALLAGAPFIKVEATKYTEVGYVGRDVESMVRDLAEAAVRMVSDERHADVAPAADDAAIERVVDVLHPETRAPQAQAPNPLGSLGSIFGNAFQQAPQQAAANARQLPDDEAARVRAAARADVERGFYDVRLIEIEVEEAPQLPIGMLGGNDMSGQGGGDMGEMLGGLLPKKRVKKKVTVADARRIFAQQEADKLIDMDAVKREALRRAGEHGIVFIDEIDKVAGREGSRGPDVSREGVQRDILPIVEGSTVQTKHGPLSTDHVLFIAAGAFHVSKPSDLIPELQGRFPVRVELESLTAKDFETILTQPENALIGQYKALLGADGVALDVTADAITEIAEIATRVNEQTENIGARRLHTVLERVLDDVAFRAPEEGGTIVIDAAYVRTRLADVAGNSDLSSYIL
- a CDS encoding methyl-accepting chemotaxis protein, giving the protein MWFKKSVAARLYAQAAVAALALLAVVGVAVGEMRAMGDRVAAISAAHDFDQTVADLRLALTFKVSLVRVLGYRGETPIWVTAYTNVTQQIADDTDKLTTQAVAIPGMPAAVAAVRPEIVKSDQQIDALRTMARARAPGLVPALVKMKVALVMSRLQKLTDASAQAAADARTEFSAAQRGALVGMSAVGAVAIIVLLAIALGTARSLTRRLQRVSAGMREIATTAYAALGAAYDGLAAGDLRPREFPRLEPLARGGGDEIAALVDSYNLLAEESHANAERFTATTTRLRDTIAAIAHSSQQLSAVGEQIGMAARTSSEAVAFVAQGSDGVATASREQATGVAEIDNAARELAVTAQQIGNGAAEQAEAVRAAGSEVALLDEQIARLASTATEFLDAATRVERETNNASQVVTRTAEAMARSSDQARATEQAMATLAQRSAAVADVLSAIDEIADQTNLLALNAAIEAARAGEHGRGFAVVSDEVRKLAERAAQSTRESGTILQEIRAETARVAEAMRSAASTMNEGRSLAEDASRTLSGVGDAVGRTRELAESLSADGTRMQHVSRELSAHVGNVSGIVEENATAARELAMTTGSVAQTVGTLASAAEQQSSAAKSLSTSSVEVTAQMDQLTAATETIRAEATSLARIVGTFRVGDAEAAPEPRRRLHGPYRGPTERLVLTP